A single genomic interval of Gossypium raimondii isolate GPD5lz chromosome 11, ASM2569854v1, whole genome shotgun sequence harbors:
- the LOC105788087 gene encoding probable pectinesterase/pectinesterase inhibitor 51 → MSIVHIFLPVSLVIFLAIFSSAHHDHEKSTPSQMYHACQATRFPELCETSLTQLSHLPPNTTSLQIIQSTISVSDHNLKTGQSMVKSVLDTSKGNLNRTNIATICLDILSYSSYRIKSAHYALTHGNIKDARAWMSAALGYQQNCWGALKYVNDTKLVVDTMLFLDSLVHHSSNALSMMVAYDNYGEDTTVWTPPKTERDGFYEKGSGGKLELRFNGGFPSNLKVDVTVCKNHRKCYKTVQEAVDAAPKNKKGRDQYVIKIRKGVYEETVRVPFEKKNVVFLGEGMGKTIITGALNVHQPGMNTYNSATVGVLGDGFMASGLTIRNTAGSDAHQAVAFRSDSDHSVIENCEFLGNQDTLYAQSLRQFYKNCRIQGNVDFIFGNSASVFQDCEILVGPRQTNPESSENNAVTAHGRTDPAQSTGLVFHNCVINGTEEYMRYYKKNPEVHKNYLGRPWKEYSRTIFINCKLEKIISPDGWMPWSGDVGLKTVFYGEFRNSGPGSDVSKRVPWSTQIPSQNVPTYSVQNFIQGDQWIPKSH, encoded by the exons atgtccaTTGTTCATATTTTTCTTCCCGTTTCCCTCGTCATTTTCTTAGCCATTTTTTCTTCCGCTCATCACGACCATGAAAAATCAACTCCATCTCAAATGTACCATGCATGTCAGGCCACCCGCTTCCCGGAACTCTGTGAAACCTCCCTAACACAATTATCCCACCTCCCTCCCAACACAACCTCCCTTCAAATCATCCAATCCACCATTTCTGTCTCTGACCACAACCTCAAAACTGGACAATCCATGGTAAAATCCGTCCTTGACACCTCCAAGGGAAACCTTAACCGCACCAATATCGCCACCATCTGTTTGGATATCCTTTCTTACTCAAGCTACCGCATCAAATCAGCCCATTATGCGTTAACACATGGGAATATAAAAGATGCCCGTGCATGGATGAGCGCGGCTCTTGGCTACCAACAAAATTGTTGGGGGGCGCTCAAGTACGTAAATGACACCAAATTGGTTGTTGACACCATGTTGTTTTTGGATTCTCTAGTACATCATAGCAGCAACGCATTAAGCATGATGGTGGCCTATGATAATTACGGAGAGGACACCACCGTATGGACCCCGCCCAAAACAGAACGGGACGGGTTTTATGAGAAGGGGTCGGGTGGGAAGTTGGAGTTGAGATTTAATGGAGGTTTCCCGTCAAATTTGAAGGTGGATGTAACGGTGTGTAAAAACCATAGAAAGTGTTACAAGACGGTGCAAGAGGCCGTAGATGCTGCACCTAAAAACAAAAAGGGGAGGGATCAATATGtgataaaaataaggaaagggGTGTACGAAGAAACGGTTAGGGTCCCGTTTGAGAAGAAAAATGTGGTGTTTTTGGGGGAAGGGATGGGCAAAACCATTATTACCGGCGCTTTAAATGTTCACCAGCCTGGAATGAATACTTATAATTCTGCTACAGTCG GAGTACTTGGGGATGGTTTTATGGCGAGCGGGCTGACAATCAGGAACACAGCAGGCTCCGATGCCCACCAAGCAGTGGCTTTCAGATCAGACAGCGACCATTCCGTCATTGAGAACTGTGAATTCCTAGGCAATCAAGATACTCTGTACGCTCAGTCACTCCGTCAATTCTATAAAAACTGCCGCATCCAGGGCAACGTCGACTTCATCTTCGGAAACTCCGCATCAGTGTTCCAGGACTGTGAAATATTGGTCGGTCCTCGACAGACAAATCCAGAAAGCAGTGAGAACAATGCCGTGACGGCCCATGGCAGAACTGATCCGGCTCAATCAACTGGCCTCGTCTTCCATAACTGCGTAATCAATGGAACTGAAGAGTACATGAGATACTACAAGAAGAATCCGGAAGTGCACAAGAATTACTTGGGAAGGCCATGGAAGGAATATTCAAGGACGATTTTTATAAACTGTAAATTGGAGAAGATTATCAGTCCAGATGGATGGATGCCATGGAGTGGCGACGTTGGGCTGAAAACAGTTTTCTATGGAGAGTTTAGGAATTCGGGACCAGGATCTGATGTGTCCAAGAGAGTTCCATGGAGTACCCAAATTCCATCGCAGAACGTACCTACGTATTCGGTTCAGAATTTCATCCAAGGAGATCAATGGATCCCTAAATctcattga